The following DNA comes from Parachlamydia acanthamoebae.
AAAAATAAACGATACCTTTGTTTCGGATCAGCTTGTCATTTCTGCCGGGGTAAAAAGACAATCGCATGCGAGAAGACAGGTGGAAGGTTCGATTCATTTTTTTGAAAAATCGAAAGATGGAGCCGATACGATTTTATTTGGCTTTGCGGTGGAAAGTGAAAAAATCCCGCGTTCATTAAGTGAAGTACAAGATAAATACGAGGAATTTTTAAGAGCGAATTTTCCAGAAAATGAGTTGCAAAATCTTGTAGAAGTACATCTTTTAACTGAACAGAAAATTTGTGGTTTAGTATTGCGAGATGGGTGGTTTGAAGCAAAAGAGCTTAATTTATCTAAGTTTGTTTCACCCTTTGTTTTGGGGGCTTCCTCTTTAGAATTGCGGGGAACTGGGGACTTTTCTGGAATCTTTGACTCTCGCAATCTGATGATTTCTTACCAGGCCTGTGAGCTAGCATTAGAGTGCGAATCGTTCCTTATAGAGGTCAAAGAAACTGTCCGGGAAAAAGTGTCGATGGCCAGTTATCCCGCCATTCACTATTTTAATTTTGAGGATGGTTCACAATTTGGCTACTTACCGGTTCAACAAGGATCCTATTTTCAAAAGTATAACGAACTCCTTTTCGAAGAAATTAATGCCTCTATTTTTTTTGATCGCTCACAGATTCATATTCGGCATATCGAGTCTTTTTCTGACGGCATTTTCTTTGGTGGGGCCATTGATATCGATTTTTCTGGTCGGCAAGCAGGCATCTATGATGTGGTGATTCATTCGGATATTATGAATGGGAAAATTTCTCAGATTCAAACATTCCTCTCAAGGTTTATGGCACCTTCTCCATTTTTGAAAATGCCTATGGAAGGGCTCGTTTCTTATCGGCAAAGAGGGGGGATGCTGAATCTAACGTTTTCTCCTGAAACATATACGGTTATAGCTAATGTGGAAGGCGCATTGACGGATGGCAAATTGCTTTGGGAAAATGACCAAATGCGCTTTCAAGATTTCTCCTTGCATTTTGATTATGATCATCAAGCCAAATCCATTATTTTTTCTGATTTGGAAGGGGTTTTTCTTGTGGGAGCAGCGCATCAATTAGAAGAGTATGATGTTATTGGAGATTATATCCGCTTACTTGATTATACCCAAAATCAAGCAGAATTTGATGTTTGGATTAGTGATAAAAGTCGGGATATATTACGCGTTGTGGGAAATTCATCGAATCGGATGAATCTGACGGGTGACAAAGTCATCCAGTTTACTTTTGATCATGAGTTGACTCATTTTGGTGATGTGCACCCCAATGCTTTTGATTTAACGTTAAAGGAAGATTGGCAAATTGATGATTTAAATTTCGAATTCGGGTTTAACATCAGTACTCTCGTACACGACTTTCAAAGATTAAATCAAACTGGTTTATTTTTTCCCTTAAAGAGTTCTGCTAAGCTACTCGACCAACTCAAGAAAACACAAGGCGAGTTTCAAGTTGCAATTCGTTACGATAAAATCGCGGAACAGTACAATTACCAAATGTTAGGAAGCCATTTGGTATGTGATGAAAATTATCATTTTGACTCCTGCCTCCTAACAGGTCGTAAAAAAGGGAGTGCGTGGGCTATTGATCAACTTCAATTCGATCAACTTTCGTTATCTGCAGATATTTTGCGAAAAGACTATGGTTGGAATGTTAACTTCTTAGGCATTCGTTTTGATAATGCTTTATTAGCAGGTTTAGAAGGGATTTATTATGACCAAAATAGTTCTTTTAAAGGGAAATTAAATCTTTTGGAGGTTGATCTTGGGAATCTTCCAAAATGGAAAATTTTTCAGAAGATGATCCATGAGAATCTTGTGGATGGAAAAATAAATGCAGCTGGAGAGGTTCGCATCCAACATTTGGAAGAATCCAAAGATTGGCGGGTTGAGTTATTACTTCAAACGGACTTTAAAAATTTTTCTGCGAAAGGAATAAACTTTGATCAGACAGAAAAAGTATTTTGCCATTTTGTCTCAGACCGGGGAATGACGCTTAGAAATTTCAAAACCGCTTTTTTACATGCCAAAGAGCGAAATCCTAAGGTGGCGATCGATATTGAAAAGATGGATTTTGATTTTAAGAATGGTGAAGCCGCTATTCGAGGTTGTGCGTTTTCTTTGCCTGCAAACAATCTAGAATGGGCAGTTGAAAACTTCCAACAGGCTTTTCCTGATTTTATCAGTCATACATATGGTGAGGAAATCAAAAAAATCAAGAGTTCTGGAGAGGTGCAGGGAAAACTAGATGTGGATTTTGCTTTGCCTCATATAGCGTTTCATTTGGAGATGCAGGACGGGACTTATCGGTTTTATGACAGCGAATATGTGTGTAAAAACCTGAGTTTTGAAAAAGATCCATTTGAGAGCAAAGTTATTTTTCAATCCCCTTATAACGATCATCTTTTTTGGGTTTTGGTCCGTTCTTCAGCACCAAAACATGATTCTGGGGAAATGTTGATTTCTGAGCATTATCCTGAGCATCATTTTGAGAAAAAAGTTGGCGTTCAATTGCTATGGAGAGACACTCTTTCTGAAGGGTTTATTATTGATCGTGTAGAAGGATCTCTTTTAGGAAGCTCTGTACATTTAGCAAGAGTTCCTTCGGCATCTACTGATAGAGTTTATGAAGGGACGACTCTGATCCAGATTGATCAAGCGTTGAGATATTTGCCTAAAAATCTGTTAGAAAAGGCTCAAAATTGTTCTTTAAATGGGACTTGCACCTTAAGTGGACAATGGATCTTACAAAAAGATTCTTTAGCCTCTGGAGAAAATCTTTACTTTGTAGGGCAGCTATACGGGGAAGATCTTGTTTTTAGAGAGTGTCTCTTCGATTCGTTAACTGCAGAAGTTGAATATCACCAAAATGAAATCGCATTCAACAATGTGCAGGTGAACGATCCTGCTGGGAAATTAGAAATTGCACAGATGTCTTTGAAAGCAGAGAATGAGGACGTGATTTTAAATATCCCTCAAGTCAATGTTTCCGATTTTCGGCCCAGCATTTTGCGCGATCCTAGTGGCATGATAACCACCCCAGCTACGCCGTTTGTGATTCGGCATTTGGAAATCCAAAATGTACACGGAAGCTTAATCAATTCGGATCAGATTACGGGGAAAGGCAAATTCACTTTTACAAATTCTAAAAGGAAAGTCTTGCCCAATACAATTTTTGCTATCCCTGGTGAAATTTTATCCCGTATTGGATTAGACGTCACGGTTCTGACTCCAGTAATGGGAAGCATTTATTACAAAATTAAAGATGGAAAAATCTATTTTACCCGTTTTAAAGATCTATACAGCAACGGGAGATTGTCGAAATTTTACTTACCGAACACATCCTATCAGTCATACATGGATTTTGATGGCAATCTGCACGTTCAAGTGCGCATGAAGCAATACAACCTGCTCTTTAAATTAGCGGAGTTACTCACAATAACGGTGCAAGGAACCGTGCAAAAACCCAAGTATTCTTTGCAAAAACAACCTCAATCTGAACATGAAGTGCGAAAATAGTTTAAGCTAAATTAAGCCCATAGTTTTTGATCTTTTTGGGCTTCGGCTTAATCCCAAAAATTTTATTAAAAATAAAGCGTATTCCACTTGGTTTGCCTGTTCTGCCCATGAAAAACCTTTTTGTATACCCGAGTACAAAGACTGGAGGAAATAGAAAAAAGCTAACGGTTTTTCTAATGAGCTCAACCTTTGCTCTCCAGGCTTGGCTGCTAAAATTTTCAACTTCAGTGGCCATTTCCGTGTAATAAGTTTCCGGAGATAAATAGTAGAAACGGCCATGCGGATGTAACTTCAGAGCAGGATGGTCAATATTTGCAGTCCCTAGAGTCGTGCACCTAACTTTATTAATTGCTTCTTTTGCCATATCGAATCCAAGAAATGCACCACCTGCCCCTGGAATAGAGTCTTCATAGCTAAAAAAATAATTGACGGCAATGCGAGGGTTCGTGCTCAAGTAATTACCGGCTTCTGTTGCGTCTTTTACGCTAGTAGCTGGTGCATCAAACGAGATAATATGAATGTCTCTATTAGGCAATGCAGGCCTATCAGGCGACTTAGATCTTTTTTTAAGGCGATTGATCAAAAAAAGCTGTGCATGAGTTCCACCGAGGCTATGACCTAAAACTTTTAAAGGAATGTCGAGATTACTAAATAATACCTCATTTTCTTCCTTAATCCCTTTCCATCTATAGGAAGGAAAATAGCCAGGTCCACCCATCCAGGAGTCGTCAAGGACTGTTTCAATGCATTTTTGTTGGGTAGGAATTGTTGTTGTACTGCGGTAAGCCAAAATCTCAGGAAGCTGGATTCCACCTTTGTGCAACTGGGATAAATGGAGGGCGACTTTAGAGCCTCCTGGTTCAATTCTTTTCTTAATGAGGTACCAGTTAGACCCATTATCATCTGAAATTTCGGAAGGAGAGGGGACTAACATCCCTTCGGAAACGGTTAATTTGGGAAGTGCCTTCGCATAGATTTCATCACTTGCTTTTGGGATATTTTCATTAAACACACGCTGAGAGAGCGTCATAATGGTTTGATAGAGCTGCAAACGTCCCCTATCTTCCACATCCTTAGGGTAGTGAAAATATAGTGAGGAGAGAGGCGGGTATCCTGTAATGATCCCTTCAATTCTTTTTCCTTGAAACATGAGCTCTAGTTCATCGGCATCCAGTAAGGTTGCTTTTGAAAATAATCCATGCAATTCATGGGGTAGCTCATCGTATTCTTTAGTTAGATGATCTTCACAAAGGGTTATAAGCATTTTTTTTAAGGCTTCATCTGAATCCGTTCCTAACAGCTCTGCCAATTTCCGTTTTTCGTGTAGTGGTAGAATTTCCGATGGGGCACGATACAAGCAAACTTGTTTCACTCTGTCCCAAGTGAGATAAAGATCTTCTGCATAAGAATCTGCAATGCCGAGCGAGATCTTATTAATCATGCCAGCTGTTAAAGGCTTTCCTTTTGCGTGAAGGTTCCGCATGTTTATATGATATCTTTGCAAGGTACGATCTACTCGTTCTTTTCCCCATTCTTCAACAAAAGATGTATAGCACTTCGAGATCGCGTTTCTATTTTCGTTTTTTATTTTCTTTCTGAAAGCGCGAAAACATGATTTTTGGGTTTTGTAAGCTGTGGAAGTCTCATCAAAAATAACACGATCGGATTCCTTTTTTGCCAAACAAGCGACTTGGCGGGGGCCATCTAAATGAGATGCGATACATTTACGATAAATTTTCCGAACTCTCCCGGCAGTTAGTTTAGTCCCTTTGTCATATTTAGCTTGAAGTTTTTCAAGAAGCTTTGGTTGGGCATCGAGATGAGCTGTGTTTTGGATTAGTTTCATAAAATGAGAGAGCGTTTCTTCATTTTGCTGATGAATTTTTCTCCGTTTAGTGCCTAAAGTCCAAAAGGAGCTGGGGGAAATTTCAACAGAGTAATAAGGCTTGTCCTTGATTTCCTTTGTGCTGATTTTGAGAGGTGTTGATTTTGCACAGCCATCAAATGCTTCAAAAATTTGACCAAAACTTAATTGCATAAAAAAACTCAATAGAAATTAAAAATAATAAAAACTATAGTTTATAACCTGTTTGTTAAGATAATATTAAGATTAAAGTAAAGTAATATAATAAAGTAGCAAAGAAAGTTTTCTACGTGAAAAATTTAGGCCATTTTCCAACTCTTGAGTTGTTTTAAGGGATAAAGTATAGTGAAAGGATTACAATGATATGTTTTGAATTTTGAGAGGAAGCAGGACTGTTATATTCTTTATCCTCAAATAGATAAATCAAACATGACAAATAAAGATCGATACATTCGTTTTCAACAGGTAGTGAATCTAATGAAAAAAAATTTATGTCTAGGCAGTGCCGCGCTTTTTGTACTCTTATGTTTTGGTATAGCTAGAGGATATTACAATTTAACGGATGATTTCCGGATAGGCAATTATATGCATGAAGTTCCTTATCATGCAGCTTGGGAAAATCAGCCCTTATCTCATGAAGAGCAAGCTAATTTAGACAAAATTTTGGATCAAAAATTTGAATACCTTGGAAAAGGAGCTCAATCATTTGCCTTCATCAGTGAAGACGGTAAATATATTTTGAAATTATTTAAATTTAAACATTTGAAACCTTCATGGCTCGTAGAATGGCTTCCTCCAGTAGGGATTTTAAATGAGATTCGTGAGAATGAGCGTATTAAAAAACTTGAAAAATTAGAAAGTGTATTTAATGGATATAATCTGGCGTATGACTGCCATAGAAAAGAGAGCGGCTTGCTTTATGTTCACTTGAACCGGGAGACCTGTCCAGGAAAAATTGTACATGTTACGGACAAATTGGGATTGCCGCATCAGCTTAACTTAAGTGAAATCATCTATGTGGTCCAAGAGAAAGCTGTTACCACACGTCAGGAAATGACCGCTTTGCTTTCCAAAGGATTTGTGTTAACTGCGATTGATCGAGTAAATCAAATCTTTGATCTTTATTTGCAAGAGTACGCCAAGGGGATTTATGATCGAGATCATGGCGTGATGCATAACACGGGTTTTGTGCATGGGGAAACCGTTTATCCGATTCATTTGGATATTGGAAAGCTATCACCTTCAGACAACATGAAAAATCTTAAAGTTTATCGTAGTGATCTTATGAAAATTGTGGCTAAGTTTGATTTATGGTTCAAAGAAAATTATCCCCAATATTATCCAGAGCTTGTGCAAGCCATGGAAAATCGGCTCTCCACTATTTTTGGCGAAGAGTTTTCTCTCCAATCCTAGCGGGAATGAAGAAGTGGGTGGGAAATGGATTAAATTTAATTTATCCCCCCATTTGTTTGGAATGTGAAGACTCTCTTCAAAATTCTAGCAGTTTGTTTTGTGATGACTGCCATGAGCAGCTTTCGCTAATTGATCCCACTGAACGCTGTCATTATTGTTTTGAGTCAAAACATGATTTTCGATCAGGGGTGAGCCTTTGCAAAAGATGTTCCCTCCATGCCCCTCTATTTCGGGGTGTCGGCGCGGCTTTTGATTATGAAGGTCCTGCGGCAACTCTAGTGAAACATTTAAAATATTTAAATAAACCCTATTTAGCAGAGGGCGCTGGTGCTTTTTTGGCCTACCAGTTTTTCCAGTTGCAGTGGCCTATTCCTGATTTGATCATTCCTGTCCCTTTATCTTTTATGCGAAATTTATCTCGTGGATACAATCAAGCTTTTTTACTGGCAAATGCGATGGGAAACATTCTCAACTGTCCAGTAGCACAGGTTCTAAAAAGAAAGAGCGGTGACTACAGTCAAGCCGCATTAGACCGGAAACAACGTATGACATTAGAACAGGAAAGTTTTTTTCTCCAAGAAAACGGAATCATTCGTGACAAAACGCTTTTGATTATCGATGATGTTCGCACTACAGGCGCCACATTAAATCGTTGTGCGGAAACATTATTAACGGGATATCCAGCAAAAATGTATGGGCTTACGCTTTGTCATACGGATTATGAAGGCGATGGTTCTCCACGATTCAGGGAGAAGCGCGATTGAAAATTAACTTAAAATAAGTTTGAGGCACCATTCCTGTCACATAGTTATGTCCTTTCCCATGAATTTCATAGAAAATATTTGTTAATGCCACTAACCGATTTAAACGTAGCTGAACTTCCTCACTAGAAATTTCTTCATCTTTGCTTTTTACTACACATGCAAGATGTTGTGCAATGAATGGGCGTTTTTGGTTGTCTCTATAATCATTTAAAAGGGCACCAAGCCAACTCTGCTCAGCCTTTAAAACAATGGAAAATAGCTTTGAGCTTTGATCGAAGCGATTAGCTACTTTATTTAAGTGTAGTTTTTTGCAGATAGAAAAAAGCTTACTAGAAACACGTCCTGACAAACTATTTTTTTTACAGAGGTTCTTGCTGAAAAAGGAAGGCGTAAAATGTTCCTGCAGTTTTTTTTCAACTCCATGTCCTACAGATTTCTTTAATATTATCACATACGCGGGAGGCTTCTCTTCGACTGATTCTTCATTATATAAAGGATTAATCAATGGATATATGTTAGAAAAAATCTTTTCACCCCAAGCCAAACTCATAAAAACTCCTTATTTTGCTTAAAAAGCATAAGTATTTTTTTGTTATTTCACAAGTGAATTCTCAAATTCTTATCTTTTAAGTCGCCTTCAACCCTCGTATTTAATGTTGAAAGTTTATATTTTTTTAAATTAAAAGCTTAGTGTTTATTTACTAGTTAATGTTCGTGTGATACTGTGTTTACTTATTAAAAATAAGCACGAGGAAGGTTATGCCTTATTAGCTCTTAGTTGCGTTGTAACGAGAATAGCTGATGGAATTATCGGAGTGCCCATTGCAGCCCTTTCAATCTTAACTGCAGGGAAGTTTGTGTTTCTTAATAATTTAGCGTATAGAACTCTTCAAGCTCCAAGCATTGTAGGTGATCTTTTTTATTGCACGATAAACTGTATCAATCCTTGGACGGGAACATTGAAGGCCTAATTTTTAGTGACAAGTTCAAATGAAAAAAAATAACTTAATCTTTGAGCTTGTTGCTCTCTTGTAGTACTCGTTAAGGAGTCTTTAGGCTAAATAATGGTCATCAAATCGTTCAAGTAGATAGTCTTCTAAATGATTTTTTAAAATATCAGGATTAACGATTTTTGCCTGATGATTTTCTATCAAAAATTGCGCATTTCCCCCTTCCCACAAAGGAATTCCCTTTAAAAGTTCCATTTGATCACCTGAAGAATTTGTTGCTTCTGAATGGATAAGGATTTGTCCTTGTACAACGTTTTTTACTTCGTGAGAAGCTTGTGCACCAGTTCGAATGACTGCAATGTCGCTACGATACATCAGAGAGGCAATTTCTGATGCATTTTGAAAGGTCAAGGGAATTATTTTAATATGTGGATTTTCACATTGTTGAGATTTGATTAGGTCTGCAACTTTTTTAAATAAGGTTTCTTGTTGAGGGATGTGCTTATTGCAAAAAACGAAAAAGTAAATTTTTTTATTTTTTGTTTTGGCTATTTCTTCTAACTTAAGCACACTTGAGACATAGTTGAACGTGGCTTTTTCAGCAACTTGACTTCCAAGCATTAAAGTCATGACTATATCGTCGCTTTTTACGGGAATATGGAGCAATTTTTGAGGAGAGTCCGGGTCTATACAAGGCCCTAATTCGTCGTGCAGAGAGCGCAAAATCGTAAGCTCTTCTTCCGTATTTATGGCGATTGCTAATTCGTTTGGCTTAGGAGGACAATCTTTGTATGCTAAAAACTCTTTTCTAATAGGAGAGTCTGCATACACAATCTCACCTTTCATGAGGGATAAATTGCAGAATTTTTTCCAGAAATTTTCTTCTTCTTCCAAGGTTTTAAGGGACGGGTTAATAGAGACGAATTTGAAAATTTTTTTGTCTTTTTTACTCAGCTTTTTTATGTAACGATGATAGTACAAAGATTTTGCGTTGGGTAATTCGATAAAGATTTTCCAAACAGTGATGACTTTTTTTTTCGAAATAATCGATAGATAAAATTAACTGTTCGAGCTGCTCTAACGATAGGGCGGGTTCCAATGGCTTGCGTGTCTATAATTTTATCGATGTCGTAACGTAACAAAACGTAGCAGATACGAAAGTAAATAGGAACGCTAAAAAGAGCTTCTGCAAATCCTTGGCGTTTAGCTAATTTAATTTGCTTTTTGACATTTCCTTGCTTTTGGGCTTTGTCCCAACTATTTGTGCAGGCTTTTCCAATCTTCCCTAATGTTCCAAAAGTGTTAATCTCATAGCAATCTCCCGGATGGGCAGACTTGATGGCTAAAGCCGCGATTTTGTGACCTGCTCCACCGGCTGAAGAGATTAATGCCACATCAAAAGTTGTTTGAGAAAAGGGAGTCAAACTTAATATGTCAATTTTTTTTGTCATTAATAAATCCTTAAATAAACTTTTTTAAGTTGCATTTAAATAGTTTATTAATCAAGAAAAAGAAAGTTTATAAAAACAATATTAAATTATGATTATATAAAAAGTTTGATGAAATCTTGAATTAAAAGTTCATCGAGCCGAAGAGGATTCTGGAAGAGTTCATAAATAGATGTAACACGATTAGAATCAAATTGAGTGAGCAGATTGTGCTGAAATTTTTTGAATAGAAAAGGAAATCCCTCAAATCGACGACGTCGATGTCCCAAAGGATATTCGATTTCAATAAGGGGCGTTATTTCTCCATTCGTAAATGTAATTTGCATAGCGTTTGCAATCGAACGTTTTTCTGGATCAAGGTAATCCCTGGAATATTCAGGATTTTCTTTGACAATCATTTTGTTTCGTAGAAAATCGATACGTGGATCTTTGGCGGTCTCGCCTTCATAATCTTCGGCTTGTAATTTACCAAAAAGCAATCCAATTGCCACCATATATTGTAGACAGTGATCTCGATCCGCAGGATTATGCAAAGGACCCTTTTTATCAATAATACGGATCGCCGATTCATGTGTTAAAATAATGATTTTGTCGATTTCGTCTAAACGATTTTG
Coding sequences within:
- a CDS encoding DUF1611 domain-containing protein — its product is MYADSPIRKEFLAYKDCPPKPNELAIAINTEEELTILRSLHDELGPCIDPDSPQKLLHIPVKSDDIVMTLMLGSQVAEKATFNYVSSVLKLEEIAKTKNKKIYFFVFCNKHIPQQETLFKKVADLIKSQQCENPHIKIIPLTFQNASEIASLMYRSDIAVIRTGAQASHEVKNVVQGQILIHSEATNSSGDQMELLKGIPLWEGGNAQFLIENHQAKIVNPDILKNHLEDYLLERFDDHYLA
- a CDS encoding ComF family protein codes for the protein MKKWVGNGLNLIYPPICLECEDSLQNSSSLFCDDCHEQLSLIDPTERCHYCFESKHDFRSGVSLCKRCSLHAPLFRGVGAAFDYEGPAATLVKHLKYLNKPYLAEGAGAFLAYQFFQLQWPIPDLIIPVPLSFMRNLSRGYNQAFLLANAMGNILNCPVAQVLKRKSGDYSQAALDRKQRMTLEQESFFLQENGIIRDKTLLIIDDVRTTGATLNRCAETLLTGYPAKMYGLTLCHTDYEGDGSPRFREKRD